From the Desulfitibacter alkalitolerans DSM 16504 genome, one window contains:
- the purQ gene encoding phosphoribosylformylglycinamidine synthase subunit PurQ — protein MKFGVVVFPGSNCDDDVKHVLGEVMKQEASFIWHKDKLPRDLDCVVLPGGFSYGDYLRTGAIARFSPVMDGVMEHAARGGLILGICNGFQVLTEAGLLPGVLRVNRDLKFICKPVYLRVENTSTAFTNQMSPGEVIKVPIAHGEGNYFASANELEELEKNKQVVFRYATSDGQITDDANPNGSVNNIAGIINKAGNILGMMPHPERCAENILGNEDGLKIFKSIISWWQGRN, from the coding sequence ATGAAATTTGGAGTTGTGGTTTTCCCAGGCTCAAACTGTGACGATGATGTTAAACATGTACTTGGCGAAGTCATGAAACAGGAAGCAAGCTTCATATGGCATAAAGATAAACTTCCCAGGGATCTGGATTGTGTTGTTCTTCCAGGAGGCTTTTCATATGGAGATTACCTTAGAACAGGAGCAATTGCCAGATTTTCTCCAGTAATGGATGGGGTTATGGAACATGCCGCAAGGGGGGGACTGATTCTTGGTATCTGCAATGGCTTTCAGGTTCTTACAGAAGCTGGTTTACTGCCTGGCGTCCTGAGGGTAAACAGGGACCTGAAATTTATCTGCAAACCTGTCTACCTTAGGGTAGAAAACACAAGTACTGCTTTTACCAACCAGATGTCTCCAGGTGAAGTTATCAAGGTGCCCATAGCCCATGGAGAAGGAAATTATTTTGCCTCAGCAAATGAGCTGGAGGAGCTAGAAAAGAACAAACAGGTTGTTTTCCGTTATGCCACTTCAGATGGACAGATAACTGATGATGCAAATCCTAATGGCTCTGTAAATAATATTGCTGGAATAATCAATAAAGCAGGTAATATTTTAGGCATGATGCCTCATCCTGAGAGATGTGCAGAGAATATATTAGGTAATGAGGATGGTCTAAAAATTTTCAAATCCATAATTAGCTGGTGGCAGGGGAGGAATTAA
- the purS gene encoding phosphoribosylformylglycinamidine synthase subunit PurS, with the protein MFHVKVYVALKKGVLDPQGSTIQRALESMDFQGVQDVRVGKVFEVKIAGDSKEMVEAQVEQMCKKLLANPVIEEYSFQVTEV; encoded by the coding sequence ATGTTTCATGTTAAGGTCTATGTTGCCTTGAAAAAGGGAGTTCTTGATCCCCAGGGCAGTACTATACAACGTGCCCTGGAGTCCATGGACTTTCAAGGGGTTCAAGATGTTAGGGTTGGCAAGGTCTTTGAAGTAAAAATTGCTGGTGATTCTAAGGAAATGGTAGAAGCCCAGGTGGAACAGATGTGCAAAAAGCTTCTGGCAAACCCTGTGATTGAAGAATACAGCTTTCAGGTTACGGAGGTTTAA
- the purC gene encoding phosphoribosylaminoimidazolesuccinocarboxamide synthase codes for MVTKGKEIYRGKAKSLYYTDDPTVAIMEFHDDATAFNGLKKGSIQDKGHCNCQISAIFFEKLKERGIRNHFQGFVSEREMLVNCLKILPVEVIVRNIAAGSLCKRLGVEPGVVFEKPVLELCLKSDELGDPFINDDHVLALKLASAEQLSEMKEMTLKINEILKEITSAANLILVDFKLEFGVQDGILYLGDEISPDTCRFWDADTKKVLDKDRFRNDMGEVTDAYQEVLQRLRRLT; via the coding sequence ATGGTAACAAAAGGAAAAGAAATATACAGGGGCAAGGCAAAATCTTTATACTATACTGATGACCCTACTGTTGCTATTATGGAGTTTCATGATGATGCTACAGCATTTAACGGATTAAAAAAGGGTTCCATTCAAGACAAAGGTCATTGTAACTGTCAGATTTCTGCTATTTTCTTTGAAAAACTTAAGGAAAGGGGTATTAGAAATCATTTTCAGGGCTTTGTCTCCGAAAGAGAAATGCTGGTAAACTGCCTTAAAATCCTTCCGGTAGAAGTAATTGTAAGAAATATTGCTGCAGGAAGCCTATGCAAAAGATTGGGAGTTGAACCTGGTGTGGTTTTTGAAAAACCAGTTCTAGAGCTTTGTCTTAAATCAGATGAATTAGGGGATCCCTTTATCAATGACGATCATGTGCTGGCTTTAAAATTAGCTAGCGCTGAGCAGTTAAGTGAAATGAAGGAAATGACTTTGAAGATTAATGAGATTTTAAAAGAAATTACCAGTGCAGCTAACTTAATTTTAGTTGATTTTAAATTGGAATTTGGTGTTCAGGATGGAATTTTGTATTTAGGAGATGAAATATCACCAGATACCTGTAGATTTTGGGATGCAGACACGAAAAAGGTCTTAGACAAGGATAGATTTAGAAATGACATGGGAGAAGTAACTGATGCCTATCAGGAGGTTTTACAAAGGTTAAGGAGGTTAACATAA
- the purB gene encoding adenylosuccinate lyase, translated as MIERYSLPEMQSIWSEENKLRKMLEIEVYACEAMAELGLIPERALKDIQEKADFDLKRVSEIEETTRHDVLAFLTNVAENVGEASKYIHLGMTSSDILDTALATQMKEALTLILHKLNILAQEIKNQAIRHKYTLMVGRTHGIHAEPVTFGLKMALWYDEVQRNIKRLEAVKEEVSVGKISGAVGTFANIDPYVEEYVCKKLGLKPAPISTQIIQRDIHAAYMTQLAVTASSLDKFALEVRNLQRTDIHEVEESFAQGQKGSSAMPHKKNPILSERVSGLARVVRGNASAALENVALWHERDITHSSVERLIIPDSTHLVYYMLDKFINVVKNLVVNKDNMQANLNKTLGLVFSQRVLLALVEKGILRETAYAWVQRNSLQAWESKVPLKELVTNDGDIAHKLSKEEIEEIFNYDYHLKNVDYIFKRVGIE; from the coding sequence TTGATAGAAAGGTATAGTTTGCCTGAAATGCAAAGTATATGGTCAGAAGAAAATAAACTGAGAAAAATGCTGGAGATAGAGGTTTATGCTTGTGAAGCCATGGCAGAGTTGGGTCTGATCCCAGAGAGGGCTTTAAAGGATATTCAAGAAAAAGCTGACTTTGATCTTAAAAGAGTTAGTGAAATAGAAGAGACCACCAGACATGATGTTTTGGCCTTTTTAACCAACGTGGCTGAAAATGTTGGCGAAGCTTCCAAATATATTCACCTGGGAATGACTTCATCTGATATTCTAGATACTGCTTTGGCTACTCAGATGAAAGAGGCTTTAACGCTAATACTACATAAGTTAAATATTCTAGCTCAAGAAATTAAGAACCAGGCTATCAGACATAAGTATACCTTGATGGTTGGCAGAACTCACGGAATACATGCAGAGCCTGTTACCTTTGGTCTGAAGATGGCACTGTGGTATGACGAGGTGCAAAGGAACATTAAGAGGCTGGAGGCAGTAAAAGAGGAGGTTTCAGTTGGTAAAATATCAGGTGCTGTAGGTACCTTTGCCAATATTGATCCCTATGTGGAGGAGTATGTCTGCAAAAAATTAGGTTTAAAACCTGCTCCTATTTCAACCCAGATTATCCAAAGAGATATACATGCTGCCTACATGACCCAGCTTGCTGTCACTGCCAGTTCACTTGACAAGTTTGCATTAGAGGTAAGAAATCTGCAAAGAACAGACATCCATGAGGTGGAGGAGAGCTTTGCACAGGGCCAGAAAGGTTCATCAGCAATGCCCCACAAGAAAAATCCCATTCTTAGTGAGAGGGTTTCCGGCTTGGCTAGAGTTGTTAGGGGTAATGCTTCTGCTGCCCTGGAAAACGTTGCCTTGTGGCACGAGCGGGACATAACCCATTCGTCTGTAGAACGTTTAATAATTCCAGACTCTACTCACCTTGTTTACTACATGCTGGACAAATTTATTAATGTGGTTAAAAATCTGGTTGTAAACAAGGATAACATGCAGGCCAACCTTAACAAAACTTTAGGACTTGTATTTTCCCAGAGGGTGTTGTTGGCATTAGTTGAAAAAGGCATACTAAGGGAGACAGCCTATGCATGGGTACAAAGAAACTCCTTGCAGGCTTGGGAAAGTAAAGTGCCGTTGAAGGAGCTTGTAACTAATGATGGGGATATTGCCCATAAGCTGTCTAAAGAAGAGATAGAGGAAATATTTAATTACGATTATCATTTGAAAAATGTGGACTATATCTTTAAGCGCGTTGGAATAGAGTGA
- a CDS encoding DUF6951 family protein, with translation MAISQINGGICGFTTKVTSTDEGGKIKLSIETDCPNVKKLAEELTEVDPFNEVFKRATSTKTYELASKHLPHPACIVPCGILKAVEIEANLALPKDASVQVNKS, from the coding sequence ATGGCAATCAGCCAAATTAATGGGGGCATTTGTGGCTTTACCACAAAAGTAACCTCTACTGATGAAGGGGGCAAAATTAAACTGTCCATAGAAACAGATTGTCCAAATGTTAAGAAACTAGCAGAAGAACTGACAGAGGTTGACCCATTTAATGAGGTCTTTAAAAGAGCAACATCAACTAAGACGTATGAATTGGCAAGCAAGCATTTGCCCCATCCGGCTTGTATAGTACCCTGTGGAATACTTAAAGCCGTTGAAATTGAAGCAAACCTTGCCCTGCCCAAGGATGCATCAGTTCAAGTAAACAAGTCCTAA
- a CDS encoding aspartate/glutamate racemase family protein gives MTPKAVGIIGGMGPEATVDLMTKVIRITPARVDQDHIRMLVDSNPQIPCRVKAIMEGGPNPGPVMAQMARGLEKIGADFLAIPCNTAHYFIDYVKDAVRIDVLNMIEETVNVLERDQVKKAALIATSALLNANLYTRELNAAGIELILPQEDYQQMVMETIFAVKSANFSKAESCIKKVISHVASVGAESIILGCTELPLVINEEQYSLKFYDPANILAKAIVNKAF, from the coding sequence ATGACACCTAAAGCTGTAGGAATAATTGGTGGTATGGGGCCGGAGGCAACGGTGGATTTAATGACAAAGGTAATCAGAATTACTCCCGCCAGGGTTGATCAAGACCATATAAGGATGCTTGTAGATAGTAATCCACAGATTCCCTGTAGGGTCAAGGCTATAATGGAGGGTGGACCTAACCCGGGTCCAGTTATGGCTCAAATGGCTAGAGGATTAGAAAAAATCGGAGCTGATTTTTTAGCAATACCCTGTAATACAGCTCATTATTTTATTGACTATGTTAAGGATGCAGTTAGAATAGATGTCTTAAATATGATTGAGGAAACAGTAAATGTACTAGAAAGGGATCAAGTGAAAAAGGCAGCTTTAATAGCCACTAGTGCGCTTCTTAACGCAAATCTGTACACTAGAGAACTAAATGCTGCTGGGATAGAGTTAATCCTGCCTCAGGAAGATTACCAGCAGATGGTTATGGAAACCATATTTGCAGTTAAGTCAGCAAATTTTTCTAAAGCCGAATCATGTATAAAAAAAGTAATCTCCCATGTAGCAAGTGTAGGTGCTGAATCAATAATCCTTGGCTGTACTGAATTACCCCTTGTGATTAATGAGGAACAATACTCTTTAAAATTCTATGACCCGGCAAACATTTTAGCAAAAGCTATAGTTAATAAAGCATTCTAA
- a CDS encoding D-cysteine desulfhydrase, translated as MNLANFPRRRYTEGKTPIEKLHHLSKALGGPNIYIKRDDLLGLTSGGNKTRKLEFLVADALERGADTLVTCGAVQSNHCRLTLAAAIKEGLKCRLVLEERVPGSYNPKASGNNFLYNLLGVEKTRAVPGGTDLLAEMQGFVDELAAEGRKGYIIPGGGSNEIGATGYVACAQEILEQTFEMGLNINHLVTASGSAGTHAGLVAGFYGTNANIPIVGINVRQNKDMQEDNVYKLAEKTAARVGIKSTIPREAVKCFDEYVGPGYSLPTPEMVEAINILARLEGILLDPVYTGKAMAGLIGLIRQGYFNKEDNVLFVHTGGSPALYAYTHLFE; from the coding sequence ATGAATTTAGCAAATTTTCCACGCAGACGTTATACAGAGGGAAAGACACCTATTGAAAAACTGCACCATCTATCAAAAGCCCTTGGAGGACCTAATATTTACATTAAAAGAGATGATTTGTTAGGTTTAACCTCAGGGGGGAATAAAACTAGAAAGTTAGAATTCCTGGTTGCAGATGCCTTAGAAAGGGGCGCAGATACACTTGTTACATGTGGTGCAGTTCAATCTAATCACTGTCGACTAACATTAGCTGCTGCAATTAAAGAAGGGTTGAAATGTAGACTGGTTCTAGAAGAAAGGGTTCCAGGAAGCTATAATCCCAAGGCCAGTGGGAACAATTTTCTGTATAATCTACTGGGTGTGGAGAAAACCAGGGCGGTTCCAGGAGGGACAGATTTACTAGCAGAGATGCAGGGGTTTGTTGATGAGCTTGCCGCTGAAGGACGAAAAGGATATATCATTCCTGGTGGTGGATCAAATGAAATTGGTGCAACAGGCTATGTGGCATGTGCTCAAGAAATCCTGGAACAAACCTTTGAAATGGGATTAAATATTAATCATCTTGTAACTGCAAGTGGAAGTGCTGGGACTCATGCGGGCTTAGTTGCCGGCTTTTATGGAACAAATGCCAATATTCCCATTGTAGGTATCAATGTAAGGCAGAATAAGGATATGCAGGAGGATAATGTATATAAACTGGCAGAGAAAACAGCTGCACGTGTTGGCATTAAATCAACAATACCTCGGGAAGCGGTAAAATGCTTTGATGAATATGTAGGTCCTGGCTATTCGCTTCCTACCCCTGAGATGGTAGAAGCAATAAATATATTGGCCAGGTTAGAAGGGATCCTTCTAGATCCTGTTTATACAGGAAAAGCTATGGCAGGACTAATTGGATTGATTCGTCAAGGTTATTTTAATAAAGAGGATAATGTGCTATTTGTTCATACAGGTGGATCGCCTGCTTTATATGCTTATACCCATCTATTCGAATAA
- the guaA gene encoding glutamine-hydrolyzing GMP synthase: protein MIDKVDEVIVLDFGGQYSQLIARRIRELGVFCEMFPYTTSFEEIVKRNPKGIIFSGGPASVYQNSAPAIDKKYYEANIPIMGICYGMQMMAHQLGGKVEPGKSREYGKALLNMLQKSDLLDGVNDQEQIWMSHGDYISKPPDGFEVIAGTDHAPVAAMIHLDKQLCGVQFHPEVKHTPKGNTILENFLFKICGCRKQWTMKSYIETEVAKIKERVGDKKVLCALSGGVDSAVAALIVHKAVGDQLTCVFVNHGLLRKGEPEQVEETFKKSFGLNLIVADAVDRFLNRLQGITDPESKRKIVGEEFIRVFEEEAAKLGDFSFLVQGTIYPDVIESGTDTAETIKSHHNVGGLPEDMHFELIEPLYFLFKDEVRKVGEELGLPREIVWRQPFPGPGLAIRILGDITAEKLDILRDADYIVRDEIRKAGLEREIWQSFAVLPSIKSVGVMGDSRTYAYPIILRAVTSDDAMTADWARLPYDLMEKISNRIVNEVNHVNRVVYDITSKPPGTIEWE from the coding sequence ATGATTGATAAAGTAGATGAAGTAATTGTACTGGACTTTGGTGGTCAATACAGTCAATTAATTGCCCGCAGAATAAGGGAGCTAGGTGTTTTTTGTGAAATGTTTCCTTACACTACCAGCTTTGAAGAGATTGTTAAAAGAAATCCCAAGGGAATAATATTCAGCGGCGGTCCAGCTAGTGTATATCAGAACAGCGCTCCTGCTATAGATAAGAAGTATTATGAAGCCAATATCCCCATTATGGGAATATGCTATGGGATGCAGATGATGGCACATCAATTAGGGGGGAAGGTTGAGCCTGGCAAAAGCAGGGAGTATGGAAAAGCCCTGCTGAATATGCTTCAAAAATCTGATTTGTTAGATGGAGTGAATGACCAGGAACAGATTTGGATGAGTCATGGAGACTATATAAGTAAACCTCCTGATGGTTTTGAAGTAATAGCAGGAACAGATCATGCACCTGTAGCAGCCATGATTCACTTGGATAAACAGCTATGTGGTGTCCAATTCCATCCAGAGGTAAAGCATACGCCTAAAGGCAATACCATTCTGGAGAACTTTCTGTTCAAAATTTGCGGCTGTAGAAAGCAATGGACCATGAAATCATACATAGAAACTGAAGTAGCAAAAATAAAAGAGCGCGTGGGTGACAAGAAGGTCCTCTGTGCCTTAAGTGGTGGTGTAGATTCGGCAGTAGCCGCACTTATAGTCCACAAGGCAGTTGGTGACCAGCTTACCTGTGTTTTTGTAAACCATGGGCTATTAAGAAAGGGCGAGCCTGAGCAGGTAGAGGAGACATTTAAGAAAAGCTTTGGCTTGAACCTAATTGTGGCAGATGCAGTTGACAGGTTCCTCAATAGGCTGCAGGGCATCACAGATCCGGAGTCTAAAAGGAAGATTGTTGGTGAAGAATTCATCAGGGTTTTTGAAGAGGAGGCAGCAAAGCTTGGGGATTTCAGTTTCCTGGTGCAGGGAACTATTTACCCTGATGTAATTGAAAGTGGGACAGATACTGCTGAAACTATAAAAAGTCATCACAATGTAGGTGGACTTCCTGAAGATATGCATTTTGAACTAATTGAACCTTTATACTTCTTATTTAAGGACGAAGTAAGAAAGGTAGGCGAGGAATTAGGCCTGCCAAGGGAGATTGTTTGGAGACAGCCCTTCCCGGGACCAGGTTTGGCCATTAGAATCCTTGGTGATATTACTGCTGAAAAACTAGACATATTGCGAGATGCTGACTATATAGTTAGAGATGAAATACGTAAAGCGGGTCTAGAAAGGGAAATCTGGCAGTCCTTTGCTGTTCTGCCCTCTATAAAAAGTGTTGGAGTTATGGGGGACAGCAGAACATATGCCTACCCAATTATTCTCCGGGCAGTAACAAGTGACGATGCCATGACTGCTGACTGGGCAAGGCTTCCCTATGACTTAATGGAGAAAATCTCCAACAGAATCGTTAATGAAGTAAACCATGTAAATAGAGTAGTATACGATATAACCTCCAAACCACCTGGAACCATTGAGTGGGAATAA
- the hpt gene encoding hypoxanthine phosphoribosyltransferase, whose product MEKDVKEVLVSETNIKKLVAQLGQRITSDYEGKEIMVICILKGAVMFCADLIREIKVPLKLDFMAVSSYGESTESSGAVQILKDLDSSVEGRHLLIVEDIVDTGLTLRYLISILNARGPASIKTCAFLDKPERRKVDVKIDYSGIEIPDAFVIGYGLDYAEDYRHLPYVAVLSSEVYEK is encoded by the coding sequence ATGGAAAAGGATGTTAAAGAGGTCCTGGTAAGTGAAACTAATATTAAAAAACTGGTTGCTCAATTAGGTCAAAGGATAACCAGTGACTATGAAGGAAAGGAAATAATGGTTATCTGTATATTAAAGGGGGCTGTTATGTTTTGCGCAGACTTGATTCGGGAGATTAAGGTGCCCTTAAAACTAGACTTTATGGCTGTTTCCAGCTATGGGGAATCAACTGAGAGTTCAGGTGCTGTACAAATACTAAAAGACCTGGATTCAAGTGTTGAAGGCAGACATCTTTTGATAGTTGAAGATATAGTAGATACAGGTTTAACGCTGAGATACCTGATTAGCATATTAAATGCCAGGGGACCGGCTAGTATCAAAACCTGCGCATTTTTAGATAAACCAGAACGCAGGAAAGTGGATGTAAAAATTGATTATAGTGGTATTGAGATTCCTGATGCTTTTGTGATAGGATATGGGTTAGATTATGCTGAGGATTATCGGCATCTACCCTATGTAGCCGTTCTTAGCTCAGAAGTGTATGAAAAATAA
- a CDS encoding uroporphyrinogen decarboxylase family protein gives MKSVELITKKLAGEKTEYRAKGEFFIEKGIAKELTGHEDRWLAKRISAELLGFNYIAEGVDKSHDGRDHWGRLDFGQRGYEGPIYDGIENLCNCLKVQHVKFDNLSRWKKETDFFVFALIDGPFQTLSSLLDYNQFLMDTMMKPDLMEKGVEAITREIITIINIAVSNGADGVILGEDIAYSKGLIVSPKIIRSVFLPRIQEIAASTNKPVVFHSDGNLTDILPDIAKTGIAGIHSIEENSNMDLKSVRKAVGDNICLLGGFDLNNFYEYEEEELIDKVRGMIALGQDCEPYIFGTSAGIIDDNLPLEKVKLVYQTVSKR, from the coding sequence ATGAAATCTGTTGAGTTAATAACCAAGAAGCTGGCAGGGGAAAAGACGGAATACAGGGCTAAAGGAGAGTTCTTTATTGAAAAGGGCATAGCTAAAGAATTAACTGGGCATGAGGATAGGTGGCTGGCTAAAAGAATTTCAGCAGAGCTTTTAGGTTTTAATTATATTGCTGAAGGTGTTGATAAAAGTCATGATGGCAGGGATCACTGGGGCAGGTTGGATTTTGGGCAAAGGGGTTATGAAGGACCTATCTATGATGGTATTGAGAATTTATGTAACTGTTTAAAGGTCCAACATGTAAAATTTGATAATCTTTCCAGGTGGAAAAAAGAGACTGACTTTTTTGTATTTGCTCTAATTGATGGCCCTTTTCAAACGTTAAGCAGCCTCTTAGATTATAACCAATTTCTTATGGACACCATGATGAAGCCAGATCTAATGGAAAAAGGGGTAGAGGCTATAACCAGGGAAATAATCACCATAATAAATATTGCAGTGTCAAATGGTGCTGATGGGGTAATTTTAGGGGAGGATATTGCTTATTCTAAAGGCTTGATAGTATCTCCTAAAATTATTCGAAGTGTATTTTTGCCTAGAATACAGGAGATTGCAGCGAGCACAAACAAACCAGTAGTTTTTCATAGTGATGGTAACCTGACTGATATTTTGCCTGACATAGCAAAAACTGGTATTGCTGGAATTCACTCTATTGAGGAAAACTCAAACATGGATCTAAAAAGTGTTAGAAAAGCTGTTGGAGATAATATCTGCCTCCTGGGTGGTTTTGATTTAAACAATTTTTATGAATATGAAGAGGAGGAGTTAATTGATAAGGTAAGAGGAATGATTGCACTGGGCCAGGATTGTGAACCATACATATTTGGCACCTCTGCTGGTATTATAGATGACAATCTTCCTTTGGAAAAGGTAAAATTGGTTTACCAAACGGTAAGCAAAAGGTAG
- a CDS encoding sigma-54-dependent Fis family transcriptional regulator, whose product MNRLFQVKEKGQKVAEAIATVLNVEVEIVNQELVRVAGTGRVKENIGSRMLRGLVNKHVLETGHYIYISSPGHHAICKECSLAGKCFYKAYIVYPIKVKEEVIGNISLIAFNDKQEENLRRQRDSLVEFVSKMADFISSKVIEKQMEADKAVMTNRLEAILDSVHEGVIAIDEIGIITHFNKSSEQIFGAKKNEVVGKNLKELAPNLPLLSLLEGAESFTYKEVFTDFNRQKLHLLSTARPILSESKEIVGAVASYRDYGETQKNVYEIFNKQQHLSFDDIIGSSASLQEVVKKAKKIASSNSTVLILGESGTGKELFARAIHEASSQSNKPFVSINCGAIPEALLESELFGYEEGAFTGAKRGGKIGKFELANSGTVFLDEIGNMSLYLQAKLLRVLQERQIERVGGNKLISVDIRVIAATNSDLQDLVNKGLFRDDLYYRLSVIPLEIPPLRERKEDIPQLLDYHRIRYGKLLGKKIIDFDKAALNICLNYSWPGNVRELVNAVEYAINIEEGPIIKIESLPPRIREEVNTKGVIDYDLSGDTVVKSLDEIEKETIIKALNHFGWHEEGKIKAAKALGIGRATIYRKIHKYKISPEIINGANLNDI is encoded by the coding sequence ATGAATAGATTATTTCAGGTTAAGGAAAAGGGTCAAAAGGTAGCTGAAGCAATTGCCACTGTTTTAAATGTGGAGGTAGAAATAGTAAATCAGGAATTAGTAAGGGTTGCAGGTACAGGACGAGTTAAAGAAAATATAGGTTCCAGGATGTTAAGGGGTCTTGTCAACAAGCATGTTTTAGAGACTGGTCATTATATATATATCAGCTCTCCCGGGCATCATGCAATCTGCAAGGAGTGTTCATTGGCTGGTAAGTGTTTTTATAAAGCTTATATTGTGTATCCTATAAAGGTTAAAGAAGAGGTAATTGGTAACATTAGTCTTATTGCCTTTAATGATAAACAGGAGGAAAATTTACGGCGTCAAAGAGACTCTCTGGTTGAGTTTGTTAGTAAAATGGCCGATTTTATAAGCTCAAAGGTTATTGAAAAGCAAATGGAAGCTGATAAGGCTGTCATGACAAATAGGTTGGAAGCTATATTAGACTCTGTACATGAGGGAGTCATTGCCATTGATGAAATTGGAATAATTACCCATTTCAATAAATCCTCTGAGCAGATCTTTGGTGCCAAGAAAAATGAAGTAGTAGGCAAAAATCTTAAAGAACTGGCACCTAATCTTCCTCTATTAAGCCTGCTTGAAGGTGCTGAAAGCTTTACTTATAAAGAAGTCTTTACAGATTTTAACAGGCAAAAGCTTCACCTTCTCAGTACAGCCAGGCCTATCTTATCTGAAAGCAAGGAAATTGTAGGGGCTGTAGCCTCCTATAGAGACTATGGTGAAACTCAAAAAAATGTCTATGAAATTTTTAATAAACAGCAGCACCTGTCTTTTGATGATATTATTGGCTCTAGTGCATCTTTGCAGGAGGTTGTTAAAAAAGCAAAAAAAATAGCAAGCAGCAATTCCACTGTATTGATTCTTGGGGAAAGCGGCACTGGCAAGGAACTATTTGCACGAGCTATACATGAGGCAAGCTCTCAGAGCAATAAACCTTTTGTTTCCATTAACTGCGGAGCTATTCCGGAAGCCCTCCTTGAAAGTGAACTGTTTGGATATGAAGAGGGAGCCTTCACAGGGGCGAAAAGAGGGGGAAAGATAGGCAAATTTGAGCTGGCTAACAGTGGTACAGTTTTTCTTGATGAAATAGGCAACATGTCACTTTATTTGCAGGCCAAACTCCTTAGGGTTTTACAAGAGAGGCAAATAGAACGGGTTGGCGGCAATAAGCTAATATCTGTTGATATAAGGGTGATTGCTGCAACAAATAGCGATTTACAGGATCTTGTAAACAAGGGCCTTTTTAGAGACGACTTGTATTATAGATTAAGTGTAATTCCCTTAGAAATACCACCCTTACGGGAAAGGAAGGAGGATATTCCCCAGCTTTTGGATTATCATCGCATACGGTACGGCAAATTACTGGGTAAAAAAATAATTGATTTTGATAAAGCAGCTTTGAATATATGCCTGAATTATAGCTGGCCAGGGAATGTAAGAGAACTGGTGAATGCTGTTGAATATGCAATTAATATTGAAGAAGGACCTATAATCAAAATAGAAAGTCTTCCTCCACGAATACGAGAGGAGGTTAATACAAAGGGCGTTATTGACTATGACTTAAGCGGTGATACTGTTGTAAAAAGCCTGGATGAAATAGAAAAAGAGACTATTATAAAAGCACTAAATCACTTCGGCTGGCATGAGGAAGGGAAGATTAAAGCCGCAAAGGCTTTGGGAATTGGCAGGGCTACCATATATAGAAAAATTCATAAATACAAAATATCTCCGGAAATTATAAATGGAGCTAACCTCAATGATATATAA